The nucleotide window CATGAACTTCGAGAATGGCGCGGGCGCCATGGACAAGGTGTTCGACTACGACGGCCTGAAGCTGTTCGTCGACGCCACCTCGCTCATGTACCTCTCCGGCGTCAATGTCGACTACATCGAGACGCTCGAGGGCGCCGGCTTCAAGTTCGATAACCCGAACGTGAAGAGCACCTGCGGCTGCGGATCGTCTTTCAACGTCTAAGCCGACTAAAGTTCAAATGAAAAAGCCTCGCCGAAAGGCGAGGCTTTCTCATCTCATTTCTTCATAAAACAGAACTACTATTTCAAATTGAATATGACCCCAACCGTATCGTTGTTCGTGTCACTTGAGATTTTGCAACTCGAAATCGCAACTGGCGGCGGAACCGGCGCCGTTGGGATGCAGTTTGAAGACCACCCGCCAACTGCGGAATCTGCGGCTGCAGTCGCGGTCAGAGTGACTTCGGTCCCAACTGGGAAGTAGCCTGTACAACCATCACCCGATGTACAAGTGATTCCAGGCGGATCGCTCACGACTGACCCCGAACCAAGGCCGACGCTATAGATTGTCAGGGATGGCAACTTCACCCCGCCACCGTCGGCGCTTACAGTCATAGTTGCGGTCTGTGTAATAGTTGCGCCAGTCTGCGTCATAGCAGTGATCGTAGTAGTTCCACTGTTGACTGCCGTAGCAAGCCCTGTGGAATTGATCGTCGCGACTCGAACATCACTCGACACCCATCGTACTTGGTTTGTTACATCCGCCGTAATTGGTGCTGAATTGAACGTGCCTATTGCCAAGTACTGTGCGGTTTCCCCTACGTTTCCGACCGATTGGTTTGAGGGGATTATCGTAAGAGAGGTTATTTCATGTGGGTCTGTTCCACCGTAATCTACCTTCACTTCGGCTTTACCCGTAACTACGCCGAGGCTTCCGCCCATCGTCGCGCTGATTTCCGTCGTGCCGCCAGCAACTGCTGTGGCCAATCCGCCTGGATTTATCGTTGCCACAGCGGGATTGCTGGAATTCCACTGCACTTCCGAAGTCACATCACGAGTTGTGGTGGGATGTGTTCCCTTCGTGTAGGTTGCCGTCGCTCGGAACTGAACGGTTTGACCGGGCGCACCCATCTCTTGGGACGAAGGTGAAACCGTGATGGACTGCAGCGTGCGATCCGCACTGCACCCAATAAGGATAACGCCACAGGCAAGCATCAATACGGCAAAAATGAGACGCAGGGCCTTCATACCGCCTCCTGAAAAGACAAAATTATGGAATCCCAGTTCTGGAGTGCTTTTCGCGATGTGCTT belongs to Terriglobia bacterium and includes:
- a CDS encoding Ig-like domain-containing protein, producing the protein MKALRLIFAVLMLACGVILIGCSADRTLQSITVSPSSQEMGAPGQTVQFRATATYTKGTHPTTTRDVTSEVQWNSSNPAVATINPGGLATAVAGGTTEISATMGGSLGVVTGKAEVKVDYGGTDPHEITSLTIIPSNQSVGNVGETAQYLAIGTFNSAPITADVTNQVRWVSSDVRVATINSTGLATAVNSGTTTITAMTQTGATITQTATMTVSADGGGVKLPSLTIYSVGLGSGSVVSDPPGITCTSGDGCTGYFPVGTEVTLTATAAADSAVGGWSSNCIPTAPVPPPVAISSCKISSDTNNDTVGVIFNLK
- a CDS encoding iron-sulfur cluster assembly accessory protein, producing MSTTTTTPEVKKSAPITLSANAVAKVKEIMAQQNPVPAGLRIGVVGGGCSGFQYSMNFENGAGAMDKVFDYDGLKLFVDATSLMYLSGVNVDYIETLEGAGFKFDNPNVKSTCGCGSSFNV